One window from the genome of Dyadobacter sp. CECT 9275 encodes:
- a CDS encoding YciE/YciF ferroxidase family protein, with protein MKTTTSKATKKVTEADSEKLTELFVDGLKDIYWAEKHLAKALPKMAKASTSEELKTAFEMHTKETEEHASRLEEIFGLIGEKAQAKKCAAMEGLLEEATEIIDSTDKNTMVRDCGLIMAAQKVEHYEIASYGTLRNIARTLGHSDVADMLQVTLDQEGDTDHKLTELAEAYVNEEASAE; from the coding sequence ATGAAAACGACCACAAGCAAAGCAACTAAAAAAGTAACGGAGGCTGACAGCGAAAAACTGACCGAACTATTTGTAGATGGCCTCAAGGATATTTACTGGGCTGAAAAACATCTGGCAAAAGCACTTCCTAAAATGGCCAAAGCCTCTACTTCCGAGGAATTAAAGACGGCATTTGAGATGCATACCAAAGAAACAGAAGAACATGCGAGCAGGCTGGAAGAAATTTTCGGGCTGATCGGCGAAAAGGCACAGGCTAAAAAATGTGCCGCCATGGAAGGTTTGCTGGAAGAAGCAACCGAAATAATAGACAGCACCGACAAGAATACCATGGTACGTGACTGCGGGCTGATCATGGCCGCTCAGAAGGTAGAACATTACGAAATTGCTTCTTACGGAACGCTGAGAAACATTGCCCGTACACTGGGCCATTCGGATGTGGCAGATATGCTTCAGGTTACTTTGGACCAGGAAGGCGATACCGACCACAAGCTCACGGAACTGGCGGAAGCATACGTAAATGAAGAAGCCAGCGCCGAGTAA
- a CDS encoding pyridoxamine 5'-phosphate oxidase family protein, producing the protein MEKNLEDMEGIKKLKEMVKDARICMYTTVQDGIITSRPMTSLDVDDEGNVWFFTSRHTDIGEGMGSQDVTLIYSDPSANNYISVAGTAYQVEDEDKKEKLWNPFAAAWFPEGKNDPDLVMLKVVTDEAAYWDAGSSKMIVFFSMLKAAITGRAPQTGNHGKLNLA; encoded by the coding sequence ATGGAAAAGAACCTGGAAGATATGGAAGGAATAAAAAAGCTGAAAGAAATGGTAAAGGATGCCAGGATATGTATGTACACTACCGTACAGGATGGTATTATCACTTCACGTCCTATGACTTCACTGGATGTGGATGACGAAGGCAACGTCTGGTTTTTTACCAGCCGGCATACGGATATCGGAGAGGGTATGGGTAGTCAGGATGTGACTTTGATATATTCCGATCCGTCTGCAAACAATTACATCAGTGTGGCCGGTACCGCATATCAGGTTGAAGATGAGGATAAAAAGGAAAAACTCTGGAATCCTTTTGCCGCGGCTTGGTTTCCGGAAGGGAAAAACGATCCGGACCTCGTAATGCTTAAAGTAGTGACGGACGAGGCGGCCTACTGGGATGCAGGGTCCTCTAAAATGATCGTATTCTTTTCTATGTTAAAGGCCGCCATTACCGGTCGTGCACCGCAAACCGGAAACCACGGCAAGCTTAACCTTGCCTGA
- a CDS encoding LEA type 2 family protein, whose translation MRLTRTARNIVIIMLVLLVAGGAFYFYKSKKGNPVSGLKPRVEMGIGHITNITSTTVDLSLDLLIHNPLPMGFDVKEFTYFVQMNGVTIVESEHKEPLLIKSNDSTIITLPSQLNIRKLSNEGEKEAARGEDSASYHFEGLFHLRKPFLGKDTIRLAFDKRMPLYRLPKVKILGYDMEKFRLSESEIVIKLEFTNQNPFTLQFKDPSYAVDLGKQKRLADGNSPGSTKVPGKSSEIYEIPLKINMKDLLKAAGQLIGQGKSLPFTLYFKSRLVSENDVFKNSDVNLIVDGELKDLDKVKKNLGN comes from the coding sequence ATGCGCCTTACCAGAACTGCCCGGAATATTGTAATCATTATGCTTGTGCTTCTTGTGGCCGGAGGTGCATTTTATTTTTATAAATCGAAGAAAGGTAATCCCGTTTCTGGTTTAAAACCAAGAGTTGAGATGGGAATCGGACATATTACCAACATCACTTCCACTACCGTGGACCTCTCTCTTGATCTGCTCATACACAATCCGTTACCCATGGGTTTTGATGTGAAGGAGTTTACATATTTTGTTCAGATGAACGGTGTGACCATTGTTGAAAGCGAGCATAAAGAGCCCTTGCTCATTAAATCCAACGACAGTACCATTATTACCCTGCCGAGCCAGCTGAACATTCGCAAACTTTCCAATGAAGGGGAAAAAGAAGCAGCTAGGGGAGAGGATAGTGCCAGTTATCATTTTGAAGGATTGTTCCACCTTCGGAAACCGTTTTTGGGAAAGGATACCATTCGGCTGGCGTTTGATAAAAGGATGCCGCTGTACAGGCTTCCAAAGGTGAAAATTCTGGGATATGATATGGAAAAGTTCCGTCTGAGCGAATCCGAAATCGTCATAAAACTTGAGTTTACAAACCAGAATCCATTTACATTGCAATTCAAGGATCCATCCTATGCGGTGGATCTGGGAAAACAGAAACGACTGGCAGATGGAAATTCGCCAGGCAGTACCAAAGTACCCGGGAAGAGCAGTGAAATCTATGAAATTCCTCTTAAGATCAATATGAAAGACTTGCTTAAGGCCGCAGGGCAGCTGATAGGCCAGGGAAAGAGCCTGCCTTTTACCCTTTATTTCAAGAGCAGACTGGTTTCGGAAAATGATGTATTTAAAAACAGTGATGTCAATCTCATAGTGGACGGCGAGCTGAAAGATCTGGACAAGGTGAAGAAAAATCTTGGTAATTGA
- a CDS encoding efflux RND transporter periplasmic adaptor subunit — MDKIKKKKFWNTQRISIIAGSTLLVGFIVYQFFFADKRSKLNVEQDKLTVSTVSKGKFDEFIVVTGVVQPLKTIQLDAIVGGYVTEKLIEGGNMVKQGDVLLKLENQNLKLSFLQSETEASRLVNDLQNTRQSLKVARFTLQKTLSELDFQLDQAKDAHERNTKLYKDKVIPDADFLKTKREYERLTKQREIEIESQKYQEENARMQIAQLEGTLASTQKNVNLWKQTLDNLVVKAPVSGLLSSMNVEVGSNISQGQNIGQIDDLNGFKMRVSIDEHYISRIFVGLTGSMDFNGKEYGLKIIKIYPEVKSGRFEVDMEFTKAPDLIKRGQSAPIRVQLGQPSTAVLLPVGGFFSESGGNWVYVVSEDGKRASKRNITLGRKNPEFFEVLDGLQAGEKVITSSYENFGDNEVLEF; from the coding sequence ATGGACAAAATTAAAAAGAAGAAATTCTGGAATACGCAGCGCATCAGCATCATTGCAGGCAGCACTTTGCTGGTTGGTTTTATCGTGTACCAATTTTTCTTTGCGGATAAACGGAGCAAACTGAACGTTGAGCAGGATAAATTGACTGTGTCGACGGTGAGCAAAGGGAAATTTGATGAGTTTATTGTCGTTACCGGTGTGGTTCAGCCTTTGAAAACCATACAGCTTGATGCGATCGTCGGCGGATATGTTACCGAAAAACTCATTGAGGGTGGTAATATGGTGAAACAGGGAGATGTACTCCTGAAACTTGAAAACCAGAATCTGAAACTTAGCTTCCTACAGTCTGAAACGGAGGCAAGCCGTTTGGTGAACGACTTGCAAAATACGCGGCAAAGCCTTAAAGTGGCACGTTTCACACTGCAAAAAACATTAAGTGAGCTTGACTTTCAACTGGACCAGGCCAAAGATGCGCACGAACGTAACACCAAGTTATACAAGGATAAGGTGATTCCCGACGCAGATTTCCTGAAAACAAAAAGGGAATACGAGCGGCTGACCAAACAGCGGGAAATTGAAATAGAGTCGCAGAAATACCAGGAGGAAAATGCCCGTATGCAGATTGCCCAGCTGGAGGGTACCCTGGCCAGCACGCAGAAAAATGTTAATCTATGGAAGCAAACATTGGATAACCTGGTTGTTAAAGCACCGGTTTCTGGGTTACTTTCATCTATGAACGTTGAGGTGGGTTCCAACATCAGCCAGGGACAGAATATCGGACAGATTGATGATCTGAACGGGTTCAAAATGCGTGTGAGTATCGACGAACACTATATTTCAAGGATCTTTGTCGGACTTACCGGTTCCATGGATTTTAACGGCAAAGAATACGGTCTGAAAATTATCAAAATTTATCCTGAGGTAAAAAGCGGCCGTTTTGAGGTAGACATGGAGTTTACAAAAGCGCCTGATCTGATCAAAAGAGGGCAGTCCGCACCGATACGTGTGCAGCTGGGGCAGCCTTCCACGGCTGTGTTACTTCCTGTGGGTGGATTTTTCTCTGAATCTGGCGGAAACTGGGTATATGTGGTGAGTGAAGATGGCAAACGTGCTTCAAAACGTAACATCACGCTTGGACGTAAAAATCCTGAATTCTTCGAGGTACTGGATGGTTTGCAGGCAGGGGAGAAAGTCATCACCAGTTCATACGAGAACTTCGGGGATAACGAGGTGCTGGAATTCTGA
- a CDS encoding ABC transporter ATP-binding protein, giving the protein MIKITNLHKIFSTEEVETTALNGIDMDIKDGEFVAIMGPSGCGKSTLLNILGLLDNPSEGSYEFYGTEVAKMSERQRAQIRKGNIGFVFQSFNLIDELTVYENVELPLLYLKTPPSERKEKVEAALTRMNMMHRRNHFPQQLSGGQQQRTAIARAVVANPKTILADEPTGNLDSKNGEEVMNLLRQLNDAGTTILMVTHSPYDAGFAHRIVNLFDGKIVTENIHI; this is encoded by the coding sequence ATGATCAAAATTACCAACCTGCATAAAATTTTCTCTACGGAGGAAGTAGAGACTACCGCTTTGAACGGTATTGATATGGACATCAAAGATGGTGAGTTTGTTGCCATCATGGGCCCTTCCGGTTGTGGTAAATCCACGCTGCTGAATATTCTTGGACTGCTGGATAATCCCAGTGAGGGATCCTATGAGTTTTACGGTACGGAGGTAGCTAAAATGTCGGAGCGCCAGCGGGCTCAGATCCGCAAAGGAAACATTGGTTTTGTGTTTCAGAGCTTTAATCTTATCGATGAACTTACTGTTTACGAGAATGTTGAGCTTCCTCTGTTGTACCTCAAAACACCACCATCCGAAAGAAAGGAAAAGGTTGAAGCCGCACTTACCAGGATGAATATGATGCACCGGCGGAATCACTTTCCTCAGCAGCTGTCGGGTGGGCAGCAGCAGCGTACGGCCATTGCACGTGCGGTGGTGGCCAATCCGAAAACGATACTGGCCGATGAGCCTACGGGTAACCTGGACTCCAAAAACGGGGAGGAAGTAATGAACCTCCTGCGTCAGCTGAACGATGCCGGTACTACCATTCTGATGGTGACCCACTCCCCGTATGACGCCGGGTTTGCACATAGGATCGTCAATCTTTTTGACGGCAAGATCGTAACGGAAAACATACATATCTGA
- a CDS encoding four helix bundle protein yields the protein MSKVERFEDLKVWQKGLSLAIDTYKILADCRDFALKDQMCRASVSVPSNIAEGFERHSNKDFIRFLRIAKGSSAELRTQIHIAIGIKLIDDEQGKELITNSRIISAMLQNLIKTRETKF from the coding sequence ATGTCTAAAGTTGAACGATTTGAAGATTTAAAAGTCTGGCAAAAGGGTCTCTCACTCGCTATTGACACGTATAAAATTTTGGCCGACTGTCGTGATTTTGCTCTCAAAGACCAAATGTGTAGAGCCTCTGTTTCTGTACCTTCTAACATTGCTGAGGGTTTTGAACGTCATTCGAATAAAGATTTTATACGTTTTTTAAGAATTGCAAAAGGATCATCCGCTGAATTAAGAACTCAGATTCACATAGCCATTGGGATTAAACTTATTGATGACGAACAAGGCAAGGAGCTTATTACGAATAGCCGGATTATATCAGCAATGCTTCAAAATTTAATCAAAACCAGGGAAACAAAGTTTTGA
- the thiE gene encoding thiamine phosphate synthase, which yields MDILKAIRLYLVTDEAACRGRDFYQVVEDAARGGVTMVQLREKTLGTRAFIDRGKRLKDILAPYQIPLIINDRVDVALAVDADGVHVGQSDMPYEVLVQMLPPGKIIGLSAEKMQDVTEAENWHISYLAVSPLYATPSKTDTETPWGLNGLQWAKRNSRHPLVVIGGLNIHNTNEAILNGADGIAVISAICSAESPFSAAQALGKAIHSRS from the coding sequence ATGGATATATTAAAAGCCATCCGGTTGTACCTTGTTACGGACGAGGCGGCGTGTCGGGGAAGAGATTTTTATCAGGTGGTGGAAGACGCAGCCCGCGGCGGCGTTACGATGGTACAGTTACGGGAAAAAACGTTAGGGACACGTGCTTTTATCGACCGTGGGAAACGTCTGAAAGATATCCTGGCGCCTTACCAGATTCCGCTGATCATTAACGACAGGGTGGATGTGGCCCTGGCAGTTGATGCAGACGGTGTGCACGTCGGGCAAAGTGATATGCCTTACGAGGTACTCGTTCAAATGCTTCCTCCTGGAAAAATAATCGGGCTATCTGCTGAGAAAATGCAGGACGTAACCGAGGCCGAAAATTGGCACATCAGTTACCTGGCGGTGAGCCCTTTGTATGCTACACCTTCCAAAACGGACACTGAAACACCCTGGGGGTTAAACGGCCTTCAATGGGCCAAACGGAACAGCCGACATCCGCTGGTGGTGATCGGGGGGCTGAACATTCACAATACGAACGAAGCGATTTTAAACGGTGCGGACGGGATTGCCGTAATTTCGGCAATATGCAGTGCGGAGTCGCCTTTTTCTGCTGCTCAGGCACTTGGTAAAGCTATTCATTCCAGATCATAA
- the thiD gene encoding bifunctional hydroxymethylpyrimidine kinase/phosphomethylpyrimidine kinase, with amino-acid sequence MKRYPTVLTIAGSDSGGGAGIQADLKTITALGAYGASAITALTAQNTQGVKDILPIPPEFLALQLEAVFEDITVDAVKIGMVNTIKVAEIIAETLDKYQPPFVVFDPVMVSTSGAKLIRDETIETLWKVLFPRVHLITPNLDEAQILVKRMISSTQGMKLAAEEMVARGCQAVLLKGGHLVAEKLYDILARKGELPITMETDYIHSPNVHGTGCTLSSAIASYAALGVSLAESVFLAKRYVSEAIEAGKDIQTGQGAGPLNHSFSPQKMNTIQ; translated from the coding sequence ATGAAAAGATACCCGACCGTATTAACAATTGCCGGATCCGACAGCGGAGGCGGAGCCGGAATTCAGGCCGACCTGAAAACCATTACAGCGCTGGGGGCCTACGGTGCGTCTGCGATAACGGCCCTCACAGCGCAAAATACACAGGGAGTGAAAGATATACTCCCCATCCCGCCGGAATTTCTGGCACTACAGCTCGAGGCCGTTTTTGAAGATATTACCGTTGACGCCGTCAAAATAGGAATGGTGAATACCATTAAAGTTGCCGAAATCATTGCTGAGACGCTAGACAAGTATCAGCCGCCTTTCGTCGTATTTGACCCCGTGATGGTATCAACCAGCGGAGCAAAGCTGATACGGGACGAAACGATTGAAACGCTGTGGAAAGTACTGTTCCCACGGGTGCATCTGATTACACCCAACCTGGATGAAGCGCAGATACTGGTAAAACGGATGATCTCTTCTACTCAGGGAATGAAGCTGGCAGCCGAAGAAATGGTGGCACGCGGGTGCCAGGCCGTTTTGCTGAAGGGCGGTCATCTGGTGGCTGAAAAACTGTATGATATTCTTGCACGGAAGGGAGAGCTGCCGATCACTATGGAAACGGATTATATACATAGTCCCAATGTGCATGGTACCGGTTGCACACTGTCTTCTGCTATCGCCAGTTATGCTGCCTTAGGGGTATCCCTGGCGGAATCGGTATTCCTGGCTAAAAGGTATGTTTCCGAAGCAATTGAAGCGGGGAAAGATATCCAGACCGGACAGGGGGCCGGACCACTCAATCATTCCTTTTCTCCACAAAAAATGAACACCATCCAATGA
- a CDS encoding glycoside hydrolase family 127 protein produces MKKSFAILSLWIYLHPVLGQQSSITAVPLKDVRTLPGFWHQRVETARNVTIPHVLKKCQETGRFDNFAVAGGLKTGTFQGARFDDSDVFKVVEGASYSLQNHYDAKLDQYLDSLITLFAAAQEPDGYLYTIRTIHKDTTGSFDWIAGPYRYSFENGSHELYNVGHLYEAAVAHYQATGKKNLLNIAIKNADHLVRTFGPAPGQLVVVPGHEETELALIKLYGVTSKREYLDLAKFFVDMRGRSDKRPLFLDAHQLGPDYFQDQIPFVRQRKAVGHAVRAQYLYAAVADLIRVEDNPGYGIALDSIWQDATFRKQYITGGVGAREDGEAFDQPYILPNDNAYAETCAAIANVFWNHRMFLITGQAKYMDVFERVLYNGLLGGMGIKGDKFFYVNPMSSNGVNDFGKGSAAVRHDWFGTACCPTNISRFIPALPEYIYARNKNQLLINLFAASEVRFKAGDVDVKLSQETNYPWDGAVRINVSPEKTTRFPVGIRIPGWASGTAIPGDLYEYQNKQPAHIRLSVNKKAEKAVVQNGYITLDRNWKKGDIIEISLDMPVRTVVSNSRVNANAGMVAIERGPVLYCAEGHDNQGKAMNISVSKSQIFSPVFQQDMLSGISVLKSSEGNLTLIPYYAWANRGATEMTVWFKEE; encoded by the coding sequence ATGAAAAAATCCTTTGCCATATTATCGCTCTGGATATATCTGCATCCGGTTTTGGGCCAACAATCTTCCATCACTGCCGTTCCGCTCAAAGACGTAAGGACACTGCCCGGCTTCTGGCATCAGCGTGTAGAAACGGCCAGAAACGTTACCATTCCGCATGTTCTGAAAAAATGCCAGGAAACAGGCCGGTTTGATAATTTTGCAGTTGCAGGAGGCTTAAAAACGGGTACTTTCCAGGGAGCCCGGTTCGATGATTCCGATGTATTCAAAGTGGTGGAAGGGGCTTCCTATTCCCTGCAAAACCATTATGACGCCAAACTGGACCAATATCTCGATAGCCTGATCACGCTGTTTGCTGCGGCCCAGGAACCTGACGGCTATCTGTACACCATCCGTACCATTCACAAGGATACTACCGGTTCGTTCGACTGGATTGCAGGTCCCTACCGATACTCCTTCGAAAACGGCAGCCATGAACTCTACAATGTGGGGCATCTTTATGAAGCGGCCGTTGCCCATTATCAGGCGACCGGGAAAAAGAATCTGCTCAACATTGCCATCAAAAATGCAGACCATCTCGTGAGGACTTTTGGCCCTGCTCCCGGCCAACTGGTGGTGGTACCCGGACATGAAGAAACAGAACTTGCGCTGATCAAGCTATATGGCGTTACCAGCAAAAGGGAATATCTGGATCTGGCGAAATTTTTCGTGGATATGCGCGGGCGTTCAGACAAACGTCCGTTGTTTCTGGACGCTCATCAGCTCGGACCTGATTATTTTCAGGATCAGATCCCATTTGTACGTCAACGGAAAGCAGTAGGACATGCTGTGAGAGCACAATATCTCTACGCTGCCGTAGCCGATCTCATAAGGGTGGAAGATAACCCAGGCTATGGTATCGCGCTGGACAGTATCTGGCAGGATGCCACATTCCGCAAACAGTATATCACCGGTGGCGTGGGAGCCAGGGAAGACGGAGAAGCCTTTGACCAGCCTTATATATTACCCAATGACAACGCCTATGCAGAAACCTGCGCTGCAATAGCCAATGTGTTTTGGAATCACCGGATGTTTCTAATCACAGGCCAGGCAAAATACATGGATGTTTTCGAGCGGGTATTGTACAATGGCCTGCTGGGTGGGATGGGCATAAAGGGCGATAAATTCTTTTATGTCAACCCTATGTCGTCCAACGGCGTAAACGATTTTGGCAAAGGCTCCGCTGCGGTCCGTCACGACTGGTTTGGCACAGCCTGTTGTCCCACCAACATTTCCCGATTTATTCCCGCGTTGCCCGAATACATATATGCGCGAAATAAAAACCAGTTGCTGATCAATCTTTTTGCCGCCAGCGAGGTGAGGTTTAAAGCCGGTGACGTGGATGTAAAGTTATCCCAGGAAACAAATTATCCTTGGGATGGAGCGGTCAGAATTAACGTTTCTCCAGAAAAAACAACCCGCTTCCCTGTCGGTATCAGAATTCCAGGTTGGGCCAGCGGCACGGCTATTCCGGGAGATCTGTATGAATATCAGAATAAACAACCCGCCCATATCCGGCTTTCTGTTAACAAAAAAGCGGAGAAGGCCGTGGTACAAAATGGGTATATAACCCTGGACAGGAACTGGAAAAAAGGTGATATCATCGAAATCTCCCTGGATATGCCGGTAAGAACCGTCGTTTCCAACAGCAGGGTAAATGCCAATGCGGGCATGGTAGCCATCGAGCGCGGCCCGGTTTTGTATTGTGCTGAAGGCCATGATAACCAGGGAAAAGCCATGAATATCTCTGTTTCTAAAAGCCAGATTTTCAGCCCGGTTTTTCAACAGGATATGCTATCGGGAATTTCAGTTCTAAAATCAAGTGAAGGAAATCTGACCCTTATCCCCTATTACGCCTGGGCAAACCGCGGTGCAACCGAAATGACTGTCTGGTTTAAAGAGGAATAA
- a CDS encoding sigma-54-dependent transcriptional regulator translates to MQLSEAKILIIDDDVDVLSAAKLLLKRHAKAVDIEKNPQKLPFLVTNADYNLILLDMNFTRDVNSGREGFHWLDRILDINPSAKVIMITAYGDIEMAIRAIKAGAIDFVLKPWENDKLVATIQTALEANPAPAAIQPAPGNTSEKGKEDKKGKTQTDTIVASSAAMQQVLNTSERVATTDANVLILGENGTGKTQLARHIHQHSKRSDKPFVTVDLGSISESLFESELFGHVKGAFTDAKEDRAGRFEEAKGGTIFLDEIGNLTLPLQAKLLTVIQERKVTRVGSNKPISLDVRLLCATNMNIEKMVAEKSFRQDLLYRINTIELELPPLRERPEDISALAEYYLKLFSKKYNRPVSDISSALIKKMQQYNWPGNIRELQHAIERAVILSQGKTLQPDDLFLKTTGNQPTTATGFDLEDMEKTMIVKALKRFNGNITDTARELGLSRAALYRRMEKYGL, encoded by the coding sequence ATGCAACTTTCCGAAGCCAAAATCCTTATTATCGACGACGACGTAGACGTACTCAGTGCGGCAAAACTTTTGCTGAAACGACATGCTAAGGCGGTCGACATTGAGAAAAACCCTCAAAAATTACCATTTCTCGTCACCAACGCCGATTATAATCTGATCCTGCTCGATATGAATTTTACCCGCGACGTGAACAGCGGCCGGGAAGGATTTCATTGGCTCGACCGCATCCTGGATATCAATCCTTCTGCAAAAGTGATCATGATTACTGCTTACGGAGACATTGAGATGGCGATCAGAGCCATCAAGGCCGGAGCCATTGACTTCGTTTTAAAACCCTGGGAAAATGACAAACTGGTAGCTACCATCCAAACCGCATTGGAAGCGAACCCTGCTCCCGCCGCCATCCAACCTGCCCCGGGAAACACTTCTGAAAAAGGAAAGGAAGATAAAAAAGGAAAAACTCAGACTGATACCATTGTTGCTTCCAGCGCAGCCATGCAACAGGTATTGAACACTTCTGAACGTGTGGCCACTACAGATGCAAACGTCCTGATCCTGGGCGAAAACGGTACCGGAAAAACGCAGCTGGCCCGCCATATACACCAGCATTCCAAACGTTCGGACAAGCCTTTTGTAACGGTGGATCTGGGTTCCATAAGCGAGTCGCTGTTTGAAAGTGAGTTGTTCGGCCATGTGAAGGGAGCTTTTACAGATGCCAAAGAAGACCGCGCCGGTCGATTTGAAGAGGCAAAGGGTGGTACTATTTTCCTGGACGAAATAGGGAATCTTACCTTACCGCTTCAGGCAAAGTTACTGACCGTTATCCAGGAAAGAAAGGTTACCCGTGTGGGATCCAACAAACCCATCTCACTGGATGTAAGGCTATTATGCGCTACCAATATGAATATTGAAAAAATGGTAGCCGAAAAATCCTTCCGCCAGGATTTGCTTTACCGGATCAATACCATTGAGCTGGAACTGCCACCGCTCAGGGAAAGACCAGAGGACATATCAGCGCTGGCAGAATACTATCTGAAACTATTTTCTAAAAAATACAATCGGCCGGTATCCGATATCAGCAGTGCGCTCATCAAAAAAATGCAGCAGTATAACTGGCCTGGGAATATCCGCGAACTTCAGCATGCCATTGAAAGAGCCGTGATACTGTCCCAGGGGAAAACATTGCAGCCGGACGATCTTTTCCTGAAGACCACCGGCAACCAGCCCACAACCGCTACCGGCTTTGACCTGGAGGATATGGAAAAAACCATGATCGTAAAAGCGCTCAAACGCTTCAACGGGAACATCACCGACACCGCCAGGGAGCTCGGGCTCAGCCGCGCGGCTTTGTACAGAAGAATGGAAAAATACGGACTGTAA
- the tenA gene encoding thiaminase II, with protein MKFTDHLWAEALPVYTKIQAHPFNQELMAGTLPVEKFKFYIRQDSLYLAEFSKALAVTGTHAGTSQELLDFLQFAQNAILVERALHESYFKEYHIDHQAGMAPGCFAYTHYLLATSTFESYEVAVAALLPCFWIYKKVGDYIYQRQTKPNPYQNWINTYAGESFANSVQKALNTCDRLADQASEITRKQMTEAYVTASRLEYVFWDSAYKLEKWPV; from the coding sequence ATGAAATTTACGGATCATCTCTGGGCAGAGGCGCTGCCTGTTTACACAAAAATACAGGCTCATCCTTTTAATCAGGAACTGATGGCAGGAACACTTCCGGTGGAAAAGTTTAAATTTTATATCCGTCAGGATTCACTTTATCTGGCAGAGTTTTCCAAGGCGCTGGCCGTTACCGGCACGCACGCAGGTACCAGTCAGGAGTTGCTCGATTTCCTCCAGTTTGCCCAGAACGCCATTCTGGTGGAACGCGCGCTGCACGAAAGCTATTTTAAGGAATATCATATTGATCATCAGGCGGGTATGGCACCGGGTTGTTTTGCCTATACCCATTACTTGCTGGCTACCAGCACTTTTGAGTCGTACGAAGTTGCGGTGGCCGCATTGCTCCCCTGTTTCTGGATCTATAAAAAAGTAGGAGACTATATTTATCAGCGCCAGACGAAACCTAATCCCTACCAGAACTGGATCAATACCTATGCGGGTGAATCTTTTGCAAATTCCGTTCAAAAGGCGCTAAATACCTGTGATCGCCTGGCTGATCAGGCTTCTGAAATAACCCGGAAACAAATGACGGAAGCCTATGTAACGGCTTCCCGTCTCGAATATGTGTTCTGGGACAGCGCCTACAAGCTGGAAAAATGGCCGGTGTAG